DNA sequence from the Drosophila sechellia strain sech25 chromosome 3L, ASM438219v1, whole genome shotgun sequence genome:
TTAATTTACATGTAGTACAGTATACCCTCTACTTCTTCGTCATCGCTTTCTTTCGCTTGCGGGCAAACTTTGCAAGCTCCTCTTCAGTGGGCCGGGGTTCACTGTACTTCTGCACCCAGGCATCGGCCATTTTAAAGAATCGCACCGGATCATTTCGGTACTCGCCGGCCATTTCGATGTGCCAGGCGTTCTCCGGCTGCGGATCATTGATGGTGGCCAGCAGCACCTGCAGCACCTGGTCAATCCGCGTGGTTGGGATCCAGTGCTCGATCTCCAGAATGGGCACACACACCTGACCACGCTCATTAACATTGAGATGGTACATCCTCGTGTTTATATGGATGCGAGGCGGCTTGAATGGGTAGTCCAGTGGGAAGTCGATCTCCATTTTGTAGGCTCCCTTGTCATAAGGCGGTGCCACCGGCATCAGCAGTCCGGTCCACTTGTAGATGTTGTTCGGCTCCACCAAGAGGTTGCGGAACTGCAAGTTCTGTTTATCCTCCAACATCAGGGCCAATTCGCGGTTCATCCGCTTGGGTCCGTCCATAAGAGGCTCCTCCTTTTTGGCCatggttgttttttttttgcttcaaGTGTTAGCGGGTGGAAAAGCTTGCGTGTGTTCTTGTCTGCGAGTATGGAAGTTCTGGGCTGGATTTTCCTAACATTTTTGACCTGAGCTACTAGGGTGTGGAAAAGGAAACACTACGAAAAAATTGAAGTCCTTTTGGGGCTTTTTAGTGGAGTAAATTTCTCACGTGgattatttaattacaaattCCTTGCACCATAACACATAACTATAAACTTTTACATTATTTTGCAGAAAAGCTTTCATCTGCTACCCTCACACACAAAATCCCTCATTCATGATTTCTCCGAGTGATTCTGAATGGAAATGCTACTGAGGAGCGGAGCGAGAAGGGCGCCAGTTGAGTTCCAATGCATAGGAAAAATCCTTTCACATTGACATTAATCCCCGAAATAGCTGGCGAGAGTCCGGCTGACGTCGACAGGCTCTGACAGCAGCACATTAGGATCAGACCTGGTCGTGGAACCGGAGCTGGGAGATGGAGCTGAGGCTGCATGGTCGAAGCAATGGACTGGAGCCCGGAGCAGTGGCGATACAATGCCCGGCCCTCGAAATGAAAAGCCGTTTTATGTGCTTAGCCGCGTTGAAGTTGCCAAAATCGGGCTGTTTGCCCGGCCTTATACAGTACTTCCTTTTTTTACCCGTCACATTTTAAGCGCAGATTTCATAACCCCGGGCGGCGAATGAGTGGCGTGTCTGGTCGGATAGAATGATCCCGGCTGGCGGATGATGAGATTGCCATTGACGTTTTAGTTTTCAATTAGTTGGACGAACGGAGCTGCGCTTCTCCCCTGATTTATCCATTTTCCCCGGGGGAAACACTCGTCTGTGCCACtcataaatatgtaaaaatcAGCCAACAAACAGGACCAAAGGAAGCAGAGCACGAATATTTACCTTTTGCCAGGCAGAtaacaaaaacataaaaattaaatatcaaaATGTATGCGACAACGTAGCAGTGCGTGTGTGTAATTATTTATAAGCAGAGATGTCATCATCATGTAAATGAAACCAGAGCGCCAAAGGACGCTCCAAGGACCCCCCAAAAGGACCTCGAACGGGAACGGGAATGCCAGCTAAGCATAATTATTTCATATCCCCTTCTCTCTCTGTAACTgcttgcgtgtgtgtgtgacttCAGGAGAGTGTGATTGATAGCCAGCGCTTCCTTCTTCGAGTCCTTTGCAGCTTGTTAAGCTATTTCAAAGCCATAGCGAAACCATGGTTCATGCCATCAATAGCTTTGAAGTGCTTCCTCGATTGGTTGCGCACATAATTAAGATTCTTTTATTACCTGTTTAAATGCTTGGTTAAATGGTCCTGCTATTTTAGGAGTGTATATTTTCATACTTTTTCCAAGCATATACTTGGACAGTTGTCCAACCATTAGGACCAATGATATTCGGATGGGAAATCTTGCAAAATCACAGCTTCTGCTCCGCCAGATTGCCGCCTAATCAATAGTTTCCTGTAGTTTGGCTGCCTTAGTTAGCAAATCGGTGGATGCCAAATTCTGGGCCAAGTCGGGCCCAACATGATAGATGCCTCCTCAGCCAGAAGGCAAAAAAGGAAGTAAAATCCGGTGGCAGCCAAGGCGTCTGACAGCTCAGCGGGCGGGCCATCTCCATCCACCCATCAGTGGCGTTGTCGTCGCCATACTTTTAGCATAAACAGCCGGAAGCGGAAATGTTGATGACGCTCGGCGTTCAGCGCTAGCAGTTTGCTTCGGATCTGGATACACTCATATATCCATCTCGCTGTGTGTCAGCCTAGCGACCCAACCCCGAAAAACCCTACCCCATACTGACATCCACCGCATTTGTGTCATTTGTTTAGCTGTCATTGCCGGCGTATTGCCGCTGACAGCTAACCGTTGGTTTGGAGCGATGGCGCCAAAGATTcaaatggggaaaatgggtGGTGCTGGGTGTCCTGGGTGGCACTTTCCCGTTTCCATGAGAAATCACCCAGAAATTAGCCGTCGCCGCATTAAATCTAATCTGATCCGATTTTCTATTAGCAATTGCCTAATGCCTGCTGAGATTCTTTCCTTACTTCTTTCACTTGTGTGCCCTCATGTGTCTTTGTTTGTGTATTTTCGGTTTTATCTCAATTTGCGTGCGGATTTGGCAGCTGTCTCGCCgttttctctcagtgtgcccgtgtgtttgtttgtgcaCTTTAATCTTTTTATCGTACTTTAACACTTTGGCCTCGGTTTCACGCCTTTTGTTCTGCTCCCCTTTGGTCCTTCATTAGCCCAGGAGTAAAAAAAGGCAAGCCGGGACCAGCAACAACGCGCGAAAACTGTCGCGTGCTGATTTGTCCTTTTTTCCCCTGCCGACTTCCGGCGCCTGTCATCGACCTTTTCGGGCCCTTTTGTCAAGACCTGGGTATCGCTTACGGCCCTGGTGGGGGATTAGAGCGGGATGGCCAGAGATATAGCTAGAGATAGGGATAGCGAGCCTGATATATGGTGCGATTAACGTGAAAGGTTCCTAATTGATTTGGACTGCAGGACAACGGACGACGGACAACGGACTGGTTTATCGACAAGTGTCAGCTGCCCAATTCGCCAGTTGACATTTGGCCAAGAGCGATTGGCGCTCGTGTTGCTTAAAGCTCAAATTAATTAAGCGGGGTTTATCAAAAAGCAAATGGGTGGCAGCTCCTGATACACACTCACGACATTTTCGCTCGTGCAACAGATTATTTATGCTTTCAGTGGATGCACGACACGGTCGTCATCGTTGCCATggtataatattaaattacgCGAAGTAAATAAAAGCCAGCACTCGAACACAAGCACACAGATGCACATATACAGGGACCTAGAGTCAACCGCACACCGAAAGCCACGAAAGCCTCCTACATGGCATCCGGGAATCCTGAGATGCCGGCATAGGCACAGGATACGGTTTCAGGTCTGCATAAATGGTAACTGGAGGCCCTCGTTCCATTaatgaataatattttcaaGTATGAAGTAAGCTCTACTTTCATCCTTAAGACAGTGTTCTTAAAGCTTATCAAAGATATCAAACAAATgtgaataaaattataaatatgtaagtaCAAAATACTTCAAATGGGTTATTTAAGCCTAAAACGCACATTGGAAACTGCTCTAAAAATGTATAAGTCAGACTTTAAGTTAATGATATACCCCGTTTTGAGCACTTCTGCTCGACTTGCCTGGTTTCCAGTGGGTTTTAATTTGGTGCCCGCTTTGTCATAAATAATGCAAGGCAAACGCTGCAACAGCCACCGCTCCACCCCCAATCGCCCGGCAATTCAATCCCCATCCCATTCCGCGACCCATTCCACAACCCCGTTTTCGCAGTGCCACCaatcctgctgctgttgccatcCTTGTCGTTTGCTCGCGGGCATTACTCAATATGCAGTTAGCTGTGCTCAAACGTGCTGCAATTATGGGACTCCAACCTGAGCCTCCCCCTCCACAACTGCCGGCCCactgtgccacgccccctttggAAACGGCTTTTTGCAGTGAGCAACGTCATTTGTACTTAATGACTTTTCAACGTCGTGTGCGTGCAACGTCATTTTCTTGAGGCTTTTTTGGTTGCTGCCGCTTGGCTCGTTTGTTGTTCACTCATTTGCTTATTGCTCGGAAGGACGTAAGGGGATTCCCCATAAATAAAACACGCACGCAGCCCACGGGTCGTATACGTGATGCGTGCCAAGCACCTGTTGCAGCCGCACTTTTGCAACTCGTTTAATTGCAAAACAAGTCTGCAGCGAAtatttgcccaaaaataaatttttgaacCATAAGCTTTACTACTCAGACCGCTGCGAAACATCAAAGTAAATCCTAAAAGGAAAATGGGCCAAGACATCAAATAAATCGCTGCTTATGCAGTGCAGCCTGCTCATCGGGAAATGTTTAATAAAACACATCTGCCTCTTGAGTGgcaaaattattatatatgaGCCACGATGGGATTTTTCGG
Encoded proteins:
- the LOC6610845 gene encoding ubiquitin-conjugating enzyme E2 L5, coding for MAKKEEPLMDGPKRMNRELALMLEDKQNLQFRNLLVEPNNIYKWTGLLMPVAPPYDKGAYKMEIDFPLDYPFKPPRIHINTRMYHLNVNERGQVCVPILEIEHWIPTTRIDQVLQVLLATINDPQPENAWHIEMAGEYRNDPVRFFKMADAWVQKYSEPRPTEEELAKFARKRKKAMTKK